The following proteins come from a genomic window of Alicyclobacillus dauci:
- a CDS encoding aspartyl-phosphate phosphatase Spo0E family protein, translating to MGTAVDVSIIEELRIAMITIAEKKGSLCDPEVVAISQQLDEWLVLAQQWEHH from the coding sequence ATGGGAACGGCAGTAGACGTCAGCATTATTGAGGAACTACGGATTGCAATGATAACTATAGCTGAGAAGAAAGGGAGCCTTTGCGACCCAGAAGTGGTCGCAATCAGCCAACAGCTCGATGAATGGCTTGTCCTCGCTCAACAATGGGAGCATCATTGA
- a CDS encoding methyl-accepting chemotaxis protein has translation MMNNLECLLQVAPIIDRLLQNQDAAFSIANTSEILFFRPGKTISVGHLGYKLQAGDGLYEAVHLNKEQTGLIPEEVVGVPFHTTVIPIRDGSGNPIGAVGMATSLVKQNKISHIAENIVESFKQISASIKHVTDETQKISESHEAILRNARQSTEQTQSTSHIIDFIQDVSSQTKVLGLNASIEAARAGDYGRGFSVVSKEIRKLADSTQKAIEQIESGLGTMKSSAQEVEKQIADNAQSVQMQAAATQEAMASIEELQALSEQLFELAKAF, from the coding sequence ATGATGAATAACTTAGAATGCCTTCTTCAGGTCGCTCCTATCATTGACCGTCTTCTACAAAATCAGGATGCAGCGTTCTCCATCGCCAACACGTCAGAAATTCTATTTTTTAGACCCGGTAAAACGATAAGCGTCGGACATCTTGGGTACAAGCTCCAAGCGGGTGACGGTCTTTATGAGGCAGTTCATCTAAACAAAGAGCAAACGGGCCTTATCCCAGAGGAGGTTGTAGGTGTCCCGTTCCACACAACGGTCATTCCGATTCGAGACGGTTCCGGCAATCCTATTGGGGCAGTTGGGATGGCTACTAGTTTGGTCAAACAAAATAAGATTTCACACATTGCTGAAAACATCGTTGAATCGTTTAAACAGATTTCCGCCAGTATAAAACATGTTACCGATGAAACGCAGAAGATTTCCGAGTCCCATGAAGCGATCCTCCGGAATGCTCGGCAATCAACAGAGCAAACGCAAAGCACATCGCATATTATCGACTTCATCCAAGATGTATCGAGCCAGACAAAGGTTTTGGGGCTGAATGCGTCTATCGAAGCTGCACGTGCAGGTGACTATGGTCGTGGCTTTTCTGTTGTTTCCAAGGAGATTCGAAAACTTGCGGACAGCACACAGAAAGCCATCGAACAGATTGAATCAGGGCTCGGTACCATGAAATCCTCTGCCCAAGAGGTGGAAAAGCAGATAGCGGACAATGCCCAATCAGTTCAAATGCAGGCTGCCGCCACTCAAGAGGCAATGGCAAGCATTGAGGAATTACAAGCACTATCTGAGCAATTGTTTGAACTCGCCAAGGCGTTTTAA
- a CDS encoding SDR family oxidoreductase, with protein MKVFVVGANGQIGRQLVRLLHDSEEHTVRAMVRKKEQVAFFEKSGVETVVASLEEAVDEIAQAAKGCDAVVFTAGSGGQTGPDKTLLVDLDGAVKTVEAAEQLGIRRFIMVSAIQAHRRENWNAEIKSYYVGKHYADKMLEQSKLTYTIIRPGGLLNEPGTGKVAAAENLVRKSIPREDVAYTIMIALNEEHTFRRSFDLTSGDTPISIALTRI; from the coding sequence ATGAAAGTTTTTGTAGTAGGGGCAAACGGGCAGATTGGGAGACAACTCGTGCGCCTACTTCACGACAGCGAGGAACATACAGTCAGAGCTATGGTCAGGAAAAAGGAACAAGTGGCCTTCTTTGAAAAATCAGGAGTAGAGACGGTTGTTGCAAGCCTGGAGGAAGCTGTAGATGAGATAGCCCAAGCTGCAAAAGGTTGCGATGCCGTTGTTTTTACGGCGGGATCTGGCGGGCAGACAGGACCAGACAAAACTCTCTTGGTCGATCTCGACGGTGCCGTCAAAACCGTCGAAGCTGCTGAACAACTTGGTATCCGCAGGTTCATCATGGTCAGTGCAATCCAAGCACACAGGCGAGAAAATTGGAACGCCGAAATCAAATCATACTACGTTGGGAAGCACTATGCGGATAAAATGCTCGAACAAAGTAAGTTGACGTATACCATCATTCGACCAGGTGGACTTTTAAATGAACCTGGTACCGGAAAAGTTGCCGCTGCTGAGAACTTAGTCAGAAAGTCGATACCACGTGAAGACGTAGCATATACCATCATGATTGCGCTCAACGAAGAGCATACATTTCGTCGTTCCTTTGATCTGACATCTGGTGATACACCTATCTCCATCGCGTTAACGAGGATTTAA
- a CDS encoding riboflavin kinase encodes MNNRKVSSSDIRNHVKTGRVEAAQALLGRPYTITGPVIHGAGVGHQLGFPTANLGGLDEFALPAPGVYEGIAEIHSSPLEGNTFWYTLISVGYRPTVNGKSYEIEAYLLDFDGDLYGKDLSVSFIRRARDEIKFSGVDALIAQMHLDESIARDRFGLTTT; translated from the coding sequence ATAAACAACCGTAAAGTCAGTAGCTCAGATATTCGTAACCATGTAAAAACGGGGCGAGTCGAAGCTGCGCAAGCTCTCCTCGGACGTCCTTACACTATAACTGGGCCAGTTATACATGGTGCGGGTGTAGGACATCAACTGGGGTTCCCAACTGCTAATCTTGGTGGTTTAGACGAATTCGCGTTACCAGCCCCTGGAGTTTACGAGGGAATTGCCGAGATTCATAGCTCCCCGTTAGAAGGAAACACGTTTTGGTATACACTGATTAGCGTGGGATATCGCCCTACTGTAAACGGGAAATCCTACGAAATTGAGGCATACTTGCTCGACTTTGACGGTGACTTGTATGGAAAGGACCTATCTGTATCGTTCATTCGCCGGGCACGCGATGAAATTAAATTTTCAGGGGTAGATGCATTGATTGCTCAGATGCACCTAGATGAATCAATAGCGAGGGATAGGTTTGGATTGACAACAACCTAA
- a CDS encoding Fur family transcriptional regulator translates to MNVHELNVPEILKSAGLRVTPQRDAILRHIFACRGHMTADEIYRSMQSILPNLSVSTVYNTLKNLSEAGIIREIKFGDGASLFDANTSPHHHFVCKSCGKLIDFFLPSTPNLAHIAEEEKFQIEDMHIEVTGLCNDCLSVQGNS, encoded by the coding sequence ATGAATGTACATGAGTTGAATGTACCGGAGATATTAAAGAGTGCTGGGTTACGCGTAACACCGCAACGTGATGCAATCCTGCGACATATCTTTGCTTGTCGTGGGCACATGACTGCGGACGAAATATATCGCTCTATGCAAAGTATCTTACCGAATCTCAGCGTATCCACCGTCTACAATACGTTAAAAAATTTAAGTGAGGCGGGGATCATTCGGGAGATCAAGTTCGGAGACGGCGCCAGCCTCTTCGATGCGAACACCTCGCCTCATCACCATTTTGTATGTAAAAGCTGCGGCAAGCTAATCGACTTTTTTTTGCCCTCAACTCCCAATTTAGCGCACATTGCTGAAGAGGAGAAATTTCAAATAGAAGACATGCACATTGAAGTAACAGGACTATGTAACGACTGCTTAAGCGTCCAGGGAAACTCCTAG
- a CDS encoding peroxiredoxin has product MPLVGKAAPDFDMLSTKNMETLDEHVKLSDYKGKWLVFFFYPADFTFVCPTEIIAMNDRLQEFKDLDAEVLGASTDSVHSHKAWINTPKTENGLGGLDYPLAADFTKTVARSYDVLVEEEGTALRGLFIIDPEGILRYQVVHDMNIGRSVDETLRVLEALQAGGLCPANWKPGQKLLEV; this is encoded by the coding sequence ATGCCGTTAGTAGGAAAAGCTGCCCCTGACTTTGACATGTTGTCCACGAAAAACATGGAAACCTTGGACGAACACGTGAAGCTATCTGATTACAAAGGCAAGTGGTTGGTATTCTTCTTTTACCCAGCTGACTTTACATTTGTTTGCCCAACCGAGATTATCGCAATGAACGATCGACTGCAGGAATTTAAGGATCTCGACGCTGAAGTTTTGGGTGCAAGTACGGACAGCGTACATAGCCACAAAGCGTGGATTAATACACCCAAGACGGAAAATGGGCTTGGTGGTTTGGATTACCCGTTGGCAGCCGACTTCACCAAGACAGTTGCACGGAGCTATGATGTGTTGGTCGAAGAGGAAGGAACCGCACTGCGTGGTTTGTTCATCATCGACCCTGAAGGGATTTTAAGGTATCAGGTAGTTCACGACATGAATATCGGCCGAAGCGTAGATGAAACCTTGCGGGTGCTCGAGGCACTGCAGGCCGGTGGACTTTGCCCCGCAAACTGGAAGCCGGGTCAGAAGCTACTTGAGGTTTGA
- a CDS encoding LLM class flavin-dependent oxidoreductase: MKKYRINPDKGLEFGIYTLGDHIPNPYTGKRISAERRIHEIIELAKLAEQAGIDFFSVGESHQEYFATQGHAVVLSAIAQATSKIKIGSSSTIISTSDPVRVYEDFATIDLISHGRVEIVAGRASRVGLFDLLGYNLRDYEELFEEKFELLLKINDEEIVNWNGEFRAPLRDARVLPRPLNGSLPIWRAVGGTPASAIKAGYAGVPMFMAHLGGPAAVFKRTVDAYREAARHNGFDPSQLPVATAGFFYAAQTTQEALKEYYPHINEGMKVTNGQGFAKQLWVQGTDTRSVMNVGSPQQIIEKILYQHELFGHQRYIAQMDFGGVPFDKLVKNIEIIGTEILPAVRKYTATKKEAE, from the coding sequence TTGAAAAAATACAGGATTAATCCAGATAAAGGTTTGGAATTCGGGATTTATACATTAGGGGACCATATCCCTAACCCCTACACTGGAAAGCGTATTTCTGCCGAAAGGCGAATTCATGAAATCATTGAACTAGCTAAGCTGGCTGAACAGGCAGGTATTGATTTTTTTAGTGTCGGTGAAAGTCATCAGGAGTATTTCGCTACTCAAGGACATGCTGTCGTTCTATCCGCTATTGCCCAGGCGACAAGTAAAATTAAAATCGGAAGCTCATCCACGATTATCAGTACATCAGACCCAGTTCGGGTCTATGAAGATTTCGCAACCATTGATTTGATTTCCCATGGACGCGTGGAAATTGTTGCTGGTCGTGCATCCAGAGTCGGGCTTTTTGATTTACTAGGCTACAACCTCCGCGATTATGAAGAACTATTTGAGGAAAAGTTTGAACTTCTGTTGAAGATAAATGACGAAGAAATTGTGAATTGGAACGGGGAATTTCGGGCTCCCTTAAGGGATGCAAGGGTTTTACCGCGCCCACTAAACGGATCGTTGCCGATTTGGCGTGCCGTTGGTGGGACACCAGCCAGCGCCATCAAGGCGGGCTATGCTGGAGTCCCAATGTTCATGGCCCATTTAGGTGGACCCGCTGCGGTTTTTAAACGAACTGTTGATGCGTATCGTGAGGCGGCACGACATAACGGATTCGATCCGTCTCAGTTACCCGTGGCGACAGCCGGATTTTTCTATGCTGCGCAAACGACACAAGAAGCACTGAAGGAGTATTATCCCCACATTAATGAGGGAATGAAGGTAACAAACGGCCAAGGGTTTGCGAAACAACTCTGGGTACAAGGTACTGATACCCGAAGTGTCATGAACGTCGGAAGTCCGCAGCAAATCATCGAAAAAATTCTTTACCAACATGAACTCTTCGGTCATCAGCGTTATATCGCCCAAATGGATTTCGGCGGTGTGCCGTTTGATAAATTAGTAAAGAATATCGAGATCATCGGTACAGAAATTTTACCAGCTGTCCGAAAGTACACGGCTACAAAAAAGGAGGCTGAGTAA
- a CDS encoding NADPH-dependent FMN reductase: MKIVLLSGSNVGSKTRTAMNYAQTVFAEKYPDIETTLIDLVEYDVQFSDGRNYLEYDGDTGVVTRSIMEADAIVIGTPIFQASIPGSLKNIFDLLPVNAFRDKIASIIVTAGSSKHYLVVEHHLKPILAYMKAQSVQTYVFIEEKDFHRKEIVNDDVLFRIERLVEDTILLTKTYSNIRDEREAEYGF, from the coding sequence ATGAAAATTGTTCTCCTATCTGGTTCAAATGTCGGGTCAAAAACAAGAACCGCAATGAATTACGCTCAAACCGTTTTTGCTGAAAAATATCCAGATATTGAAACGACACTAATTGATTTAGTCGAATATGATGTCCAGTTTAGTGATGGACGAAATTACCTCGAATATGATGGTGATACAGGTGTTGTGACAAGAAGCATTATGGAAGCGGATGCTATTGTCATTGGAACACCTATTTTTCAGGCGTCTATTCCAGGTTCACTGAAGAACATCTTCGATTTGCTCCCAGTGAATGCGTTTAGAGATAAAATTGCAAGCATTATTGTTACTGCAGGTTCGTCTAAACACTACCTAGTAGTAGAGCATCACTTGAAGCCTATTTTAGCGTACATGAAAGCGCAGAGCGTTCAGACCTACGTATTTATCGAGGAGAAGGATTTCCACCGTAAAGAAATTGTCAATGATGACGTTCTCTTCCGAATTGAACGTCTCGTTGAGGATACCATTTTGCTAACGAAGACCTATTCAAACATTCGCGATGAGAGAGAAGCAGAATACGGTTTTTAA